One genomic window of uncultured delta proteobacterium includes the following:
- a CDS encoding FMN-dependent alpha-hydroxy acid dehydrogenase: MTIQEIRSKARERVKTRCRVCPVCDGKACAGEVPGMGGIGTGMGFRNNVTALASWRLNMRVLHDANSPDTGLELWGRKLSLPVFAAPVGTVGRNLGSGMPDEEYVGHLIHGCVAAGTLASTGDVPDIEMFRKFMAQVKGRGKSVVPFIKPWNKDAVAARFDVAREAGCDICGMDVDAAGLTILRTLAAPVSVKTPGELAEIIALAHQRGMKFIVKGIMTVDEAEAAAEAGADAIIVSNHGGRVLDWTPGTAEVLPEIAETVGDRTVVMVDGGIRTGADVLKVLALGAKAALICRPVAVMLHGDEEGGVPAYFAGIQDELAQAMRLTGCHDLASIDANVVC; the protein is encoded by the coding sequence GTGACTATTCAGGAAATTCGCAGCAAGGCGCGCGAGCGCGTGAAAACCCGTTGCCGGGTCTGCCCGGTGTGTGACGGCAAAGCCTGCGCCGGAGAAGTTCCGGGCATGGGCGGCATCGGAACCGGCATGGGCTTCCGCAACAACGTAACCGCTCTGGCTTCCTGGCGGCTGAACATGCGCGTGCTGCACGACGCCAACAGCCCGGATACCGGGTTGGAACTTTGGGGCCGCAAGCTTTCCCTGCCGGTTTTCGCGGCGCCCGTGGGCACGGTCGGCCGCAACCTCGGCAGCGGCATGCCGGACGAGGAATATGTCGGCCACCTGATACACGGCTGCGTTGCGGCCGGAACGCTTGCCAGCACCGGCGACGTGCCGGATATCGAAATGTTCCGCAAATTCATGGCCCAGGTGAAGGGGCGCGGTAAATCCGTTGTGCCGTTCATCAAACCGTGGAACAAAGACGCGGTTGCCGCGCGCTTCGACGTTGCGCGGGAAGCCGGCTGCGACATCTGCGGCATGGATGTGGACGCCGCCGGGCTGACCATTTTGCGCACCCTTGCCGCGCCCGTTTCCGTCAAAACGCCGGGGGAACTGGCGGAAATCATTGCGCTCGCCCACCAGCGCGGTATGAAGTTTATCGTCAAGGGCATCATGACCGTTGACGAAGCCGAGGCCGCTGCCGAGGCCGGGGCGGACGCGATTATCGTCTCCAACCACGGCGGCCGGGTGCTGGACTGGACCCCCGGAACCGCCGAGGTTCTGCCGGAAATAGCGGAAACCGTGGGCGACCGCACCGTGGTCATGGTGGACGGCGGCATCCGCACCGGCGCGGACGTGCTGAAAGTTCTGGCGCTCGGCGCGAAAGCCGCGCTCATCTGCCGCCCGGTGGCGGTCATGCTCCACGGCGACGAGGAAGGGGGCGTGCCGGCCTATTTCGCCGGCATCCAGGACGAACTGGCCCAGGCCATGCGCCTGACCGGCTGTCACGATTTGGCGTCCATCGACGCCAACGTGGTGTGTTGA